In Capsicum annuum cultivar UCD-10X-F1 chromosome 11, UCD10Xv1.1, whole genome shotgun sequence, one genomic interval encodes:
- the LOC124888917 gene encoding uncharacterized protein LOC124888917, which translates to MMNKFINTTDEKIKSHHSAIKNLEIQVSQLATLISRQIQGALPSNTEKNPKKHLKAISLHSGKNLNDSYASRQESTREVEQVNEDALSQMPSYAKFLKEILSSKRKLEEVSVVKLTKKYSVILQNKLPQKLGDPGSFTIPCTLGGAHFEKALCDSGASINLMPFSIFKKLELGKINDTGVSLQLADQSTKKPKGIIEDVLVRVDKFAFPVDFIVLEMEENTEVPLILGRPFLATGRAIIDVHQGQLILRVDEERVIFDMQKIIKFPEDGPSSSCFHIDLVDDLTDEYKDD; encoded by the exons ATGATGAACAAATTCATTAACACAactgatgaaaaaattaaaagtcatCATTCAGCCATCAAGAATTTGGAAATTCAGGTAAGTCAATTAGCAACACTCATATCAAGACAAATTCAAGGTGCTCTACCAAGTAACACTGAGAAAAATCCAAAGAAACATCTTAAAGCCATCTCTTTGCACTCGGGTAAAAATCTTAATGATTCATATGCAAGCCGACAAGAAAGTACGCGAGAAGTGGAACAGGTAAATGAAg ATGCTTTGTCACAAATGCCTTCATATGCTAAATTTCTTAAAGAGATTTTGTCGAGTAAAAGAAAATTGGAAGAAGTTTCAGTGGTTAAGCTTACAAAGAAATATAGTGTTATACTTCAAAATAAGCTTCCACAAAAACTTGGTGACCCAGGAAGTTTTACAATTCCTTGTACCTTAGGAGGCGCTCATTTTGAAAAAGCATTATGCGATTCAGGTGCTTCAATAAATCTAATgccattttcaattttcaaaaagCTAGAACTTGGTAAGATAAATGatactggagtatctcttcaattGGCCGACCAAAGTACTAAAAAGCCAAAAGGAATAATTGAAGATGTTCTCGTAAGAGTCGATAAATTTGCATTTCCTGTAGATTTTATAGTACTTGAAATGGAAGAGAACACTGAGGTACCATTGATTCTAGGTAGACCATTTCTTGCAACAGGAAGAGCAATTATTGATGTCCATCAAGGACAATTAATACTGCGAGTTGATGAAGAACGAGTAATTTTTGAcatgcaaaaaataataaaatttcctGAGGATGGTCCATCATCTTCTtgttttcatattgacttggtaGATGACCTTACAGATGAATACAAAGATGATTAA